A portion of the Agrobacterium tumefaciens genome contains these proteins:
- a CDS encoding ABC transporter substrate-binding protein, giving the protein MKILLGATILSAGFALTGGAAFAADCGNVTIASMNWQSAEVAANLDKIILEKGYGCSAEIVTGDTVPTLTSMAEKGQPDIAPEAWVSLQPEIVKQGLEGGKVVAAAKILSDGAVQGWWIPKYVADANPDLKTIPDLFKHPELFPSPEDKAKGAVFNGPQGWGGTVVTAQLFKAFGGEKAGFTLVDTGSAAGLDGSVAKAYEAKQPWVGYYWAPTSLLGKYEMVKLGFGTEYDSAEWKRCTSVADCADPKPNAWQVDDVQTLVSKTFADRAGPAMDYLNKRAWTNDTVNKLIAWMTDNQATGEDGAKHFLKENEALWTGWVSPDVAQKVKAAL; this is encoded by the coding sequence ATGAAAATACTTTTGGGTGCCACAATTCTTTCCGCCGGCTTCGCCCTTACAGGCGGTGCAGCCTTTGCTGCGGACTGTGGAAACGTCACGATCGCCAGCATGAACTGGCAATCCGCTGAAGTCGCCGCCAATCTCGACAAGATCATTCTGGAAAAGGGTTACGGTTGCAGCGCTGAAATCGTCACAGGCGACACCGTACCGACATTGACCTCCATGGCCGAAAAGGGCCAGCCTGATATCGCGCCGGAGGCCTGGGTCAGCCTGCAGCCGGAAATCGTCAAACAGGGACTTGAGGGCGGCAAGGTCGTGGCGGCCGCCAAGATCCTGTCGGACGGCGCTGTGCAGGGATGGTGGATCCCGAAATATGTCGCCGATGCAAACCCCGATCTCAAGACCATTCCTGATCTCTTCAAGCATCCCGAGCTCTTCCCCTCGCCTGAAGACAAGGCAAAGGGCGCCGTCTTCAACGGCCCGCAGGGCTGGGGCGGCACCGTCGTCACCGCCCAGCTTTTCAAGGCTTTTGGTGGTGAAAAGGCTGGCTTCACCCTGGTGGACACCGGTTCTGCCGCAGGTCTCGACGGCTCGGTCGCCAAGGCTTACGAAGCGAAACAGCCGTGGGTAGGCTATTACTGGGCTCCGACCTCGCTGCTCGGCAAATATGAGATGGTGAAGCTCGGCTTCGGCACGGAATATGACTCTGCCGAATGGAAGCGCTGCACCTCGGTTGCCGATTGCGCGGACCCGAAGCCCAATGCATGGCAGGTTGACGACGTGCAGACGCTGGTCAGCAAGACCTTTGCCGACCGCGCCGGCCCGGCCATGGACTATCTGAACAAACGCGCCTGGACCAACGACACCGTCAACAAGCTGATCGCCTGGATGACCGACAATCAGGCAACCGGCGAAGATGGTGCGAAACACTTCCTGAAGGAAAACGAGGCTCTGTGGACGGGCTGGGTTTCCCCCGACGTCGCGCAAAAGGTCAAGGCTGCCCTCTAA
- a CDS encoding PAS domain-containing protein, whose product MTNLRAAPVWPIGGGETGELVRGFDWSKTSLGPISDWPQNLRQKANSVVNSPIPQVLMWGADHVMIYNDGYAEIAGNYHPRALGGTVPGIWPEIWDWNSRILEAGFRGEVMAYRDQPMTLMRHGQPEEVIFDLFYTPIYNDGGAVDGVLCTVLENTEKVKAVEALEQSRKELSRLTNALPILVGYVDRDYVYKFANDGYLEWFGRSAEEVIGRSVPEIVGDAFFSSRRAYLDRALGGEKIVSDTVISRPDGSKRAAEIRYVPRYIADGSVDGIYVLIIDIEDRKRSEHEIVLSNNRFRAAVDAVHGVLWTNTADGMMLGEQPAWGALTGQSFDEYQGFGWVEAVHPEDRDHSLESWTKAVSARATYIWEHRVRRHDGVYRTFAIRGVPIFDNSGDIAEWVGVHTDITEQRLAENTLKEHASNLEREIRHRIRAEEQLRQLNEGLEARVETEIAERRQTERALQQAQKMESIGQLTGGVAHDFNNLLQVIAGNLQLLSKDVIGNERAERRLENALAGVHRGAKLASQLLAFGRRQALEPRVINISRFVTGMDDLLRRSLGEAIEVEVITSGGLWNTYADPNQVENALLNLAINARDAMEGHGKLTIEVGNAVLDRDYARKHSEVSPGQYVMLAVTDTGSGMSPDILEKVFEPFFSTKPEGKGTGLGLSMVYGFAKQSSGHVNIYSEVGQGTTVKMYLPRSAADEDREVVIPTGPVEGGTETILVVEDDEEVRSTVVETLSDLGYRVLTARDAQAGLTVVESGIPIDVIFTDVVMPGPLKSREMARRAQERLPNLAVLFTSGYTENSIVHGGKLDSGVELLSKPYTREALARRIRHVIANRKQVSLAKTRPVSSPRHSKTPEPAQVVGDETRSVCVLLVEDDELIRMNSTEMLADNGFAVVEAGNAVQALKAIETEEIDVLVTDIGLPDMKGGELAVEALRRKPGLAIVFATGDNQLPNGAPETAVLLTKPYDEQQIVSAVELAHTANTMAGE is encoded by the coding sequence ATGACCAATCTTCGTGCTGCCCCGGTATGGCCGATCGGCGGCGGTGAAACGGGTGAGCTTGTGCGTGGCTTCGACTGGTCGAAGACATCGCTCGGTCCGATTAGCGACTGGCCGCAGAATTTGAGGCAGAAGGCCAATTCCGTCGTCAACTCTCCCATTCCGCAGGTGCTGATGTGGGGTGCGGATCATGTGATGATCTACAATGACGGCTATGCGGAAATTGCCGGCAATTATCACCCGCGGGCGCTGGGCGGAACGGTGCCAGGTATCTGGCCCGAGATCTGGGACTGGAACAGCCGCATTCTGGAGGCTGGCTTTCGTGGCGAGGTCATGGCTTATCGCGACCAGCCGATGACGCTGATGCGGCACGGTCAGCCGGAAGAGGTGATCTTCGATCTGTTCTATACGCCGATCTACAATGATGGCGGCGCGGTGGACGGCGTCCTGTGCACGGTGCTTGAAAACACCGAAAAGGTGAAGGCCGTGGAGGCGCTGGAGCAGAGCCGCAAGGAGCTGAGCCGGCTTACCAATGCCCTGCCGATCCTGGTGGGATATGTCGATCGCGACTATGTCTATAAATTCGCCAATGACGGTTATCTGGAGTGGTTCGGCCGCAGCGCCGAGGAGGTGATCGGCCGCAGCGTTCCGGAAATTGTTGGAGACGCGTTCTTCAGTTCGCGCAGGGCCTATCTCGATCGTGCGCTCGGCGGCGAAAAGATCGTTTCGGATACGGTGATCAGCAGACCGGATGGCAGCAAGCGAGCCGCCGAAATCCGTTATGTTCCCCGCTATATCGCCGATGGCTCGGTTGACGGCATTTATGTGCTGATCATCGATATCGAGGACCGGAAACGTTCCGAGCACGAAATCGTGCTTAGCAATAACCGTTTCCGCGCCGCTGTTGATGCGGTCCACGGCGTGCTTTGGACCAATACCGCCGACGGCATGATGCTGGGTGAGCAGCCTGCGTGGGGTGCACTTACCGGGCAGAGCTTCGACGAGTATCAGGGGTTCGGCTGGGTCGAAGCGGTTCATCCCGAAGACAGGGACCATTCGCTGGAAAGCTGGACAAAAGCCGTTTCCGCGCGGGCGACCTATATTTGGGAGCATCGCGTTCGCCGCCATGACGGCGTCTACCGCACATTTGCGATCCGTGGCGTTCCGATTTTCGACAATTCCGGTGATATTGCGGAATGGGTGGGTGTCCACACGGATATCACCGAACAGCGGCTGGCCGAGAACACGCTTAAAGAACATGCCAGCAATCTGGAACGCGAGATTCGCCACCGCATAAGAGCGGAAGAGCAGCTTCGCCAATTGAATGAAGGGCTGGAAGCGCGGGTCGAGACGGAAATCGCCGAGCGCCGCCAGACCGAAAGAGCGTTGCAGCAGGCGCAGAAAATGGAATCCATCGGCCAGTTGACCGGTGGCGTCGCGCATGATTTCAACAATCTTCTTCAGGTAATCGCGGGCAATCTGCAATTGCTGTCAAAGGACGTGATTGGCAACGAGCGTGCCGAACGGCGGCTGGAAAATGCGCTGGCCGGCGTTCATCGCGGTGCCAAGCTTGCAAGCCAGCTTCTGGCCTTTGGCCGCCGTCAGGCGCTGGAACCGCGCGTTATCAACATCTCCCGCTTCGTTACCGGCATGGACGATCTCCTGCGCCGTTCGCTTGGTGAGGCGATCGAGGTTGAGGTCATCACCTCCGGCGGCCTGTGGAATACCTATGCCGACCCCAACCAGGTGGAAAACGCTCTCCTTAATCTGGCGATCAATGCGCGTGATGCCATGGAAGGGCACGGCAAGCTGACAATCGAGGTCGGCAATGCGGTTCTCGATCGCGATTACGCGCGCAAGCATTCGGAAGTCTCGCCGGGGCAATATGTCATGCTGGCTGTTACCGATACCGGATCGGGCATGTCGCCGGACATTCTGGAAAAGGTGTTCGAGCCGTTCTTTTCGACGAAACCGGAAGGCAAGGGCACCGGTCTCGGCCTTTCGATGGTCTACGGTTTTGCAAAACAGTCCAGTGGCCATGTCAACATCTATAGCGAGGTGGGGCAGGGCACGACGGTGAAGATGTATCTACCGCGTTCCGCCGCCGACGAGGACAGGGAAGTGGTGATACCGACTGGCCCCGTCGAGGGTGGCACGGAAACGATCCTTGTGGTGGAGGATGACGAGGAGGTGCGCAGCACCGTCGTCGAGACACTGAGCGATCTCGGTTACCGCGTGCTCACTGCCCGCGATGCGCAGGCTGGTTTGACGGTGGTCGAAAGCGGCATTCCGATTGACGTCATCTTCACCGATGTGGTGATGCCGGGACCTTTGAAAAGCCGGGAAATGGCGCGCCGGGCGCAGGAAAGGTTGCCTAATCTCGCCGTTCTCTTCACATCCGGTTATACGGAAAACTCCATCGTGCATGGCGGCAAGCTGGATTCCGGGGTGGAACTGCTCTCCAAGCCTTACACGCGCGAAGCGCTGGCGCGGCGCATCCGCCATGTCATCGCCAATCGCAAGCAGGTTTCTCTCGCCAAGACGAGGCCGGTATCATCACCGCGTCATTCCAAAACCCCCGAACCCGCGCAGGTCGTCGGAGACGAGACCAGATCGGTTTGCGTGCTTCTTGTTGAGGATGACGAGTTGATCCGGATGAATTCGACCGAGATGCTGGCCGATAACGGCTTTGCCGTCGTCGAGGCCGGAAATGCTGTGCAGGCGCTAAAGGCGATCGAGACGGAAGAGATCGATGTTCTCGTTACCGACATAGGCCTGCCGGACATGAAGGGCGGCGAGCTGGCGGTTGAGGCATTGCGCCGGAAACCAGGACTAGCCATTGTGTTTGCCACGGGAGACAACCAACTGCCGAACGGCGCGCCGGAAACGGCAGTGCTTTTGACCAAGCCCTATGACGAACAGCAGATCGTCTCAGCTGTCGAACTGGCCCATACGGCAAACACGATGGCGGGCGAATAA